One segment of Struthio camelus isolate bStrCam1 chromosome 25, bStrCam1.hap1, whole genome shotgun sequence DNA contains the following:
- the LOC104144833 gene encoding olfactory receptor 6B9-like produces MGDMEVSNNSRVKEFILLGFPAAPHLQILCFALFLIAYILVIAENAIIILTVWINYNLHTPMYFFLSNLSFLEIWYVTVTLPKTILNFVSQTKRISFTGCMAQLYFFLSLGNTECLLLAVMAYDRYAAVCKPFHYPIIISHTVCVYLTTGSWLTGFFFSACKVYFISQLTYCGPNIISHFFCDVSPLLNLACTDTEKAALMDFVAALFILLIPLSVVILSYAYIVFTVLHISSVQGCQKAFSTCASHLIVVIVFYATSIFIYVRPKALPAHNANTVVAAFYVVVVPLFNPIIYCLRNQEIKDALRKTLFSKRFSWQKQQHV; encoded by the coding sequence ATGGGAGACATGGAAGTGAGCAATAACAGCAGAGtcaaagaattcattctccttggatttcctgctgctcctcacttgcagattctctgctttgctttgtttctcatTGCCTATATCTTAGTTATAGCAGAAAATGCTATCATCATTCTGACTGTCTGGATAAACTAtaacctccacacccccatgtacttctttcTGAGTaatttgtccttcctggagatctgGTATGTAACAGTCACACTTCCCAAGACAATACTTAACTTTGTGTCACAGACAAAGCGCATCTCCTTCACGGGATGCATGGCACAGTTGTACTTCTTTCTTAGCTTGGGCAACACTGAGTGCCTTCTCCTGGCAGTCATGGCATACGACCGTTATGCCGCTGTGTGTAAGCCCTTCCATTACCCCATTATTATAAGCCACACTGTCTGTGTTTACCTTACCACAGGATCTTGGTTGActggttttttcttttctgcatgcaAGGTATATTTTATCTCTCAGCTAACATACTGTGGACCCAATATAATCAGCCATTTCTTCTGTGATGTTTCTCCTCTCTTGAACTTAGCCTGCACGGATACGGAAAAAGCTGCCCTTATGGATTTTGTGGCTGCCTTATTTATCCTCCTGATTCCTCTGTCTGTAGTAATCCTATCCTATGCATATATTGTCTTCACTGTCCTTCACATTTCCTCTGTACAAGGCTGCcaaaaagccttctccacctgtgcCTCTCACCTTATAGTGGTCATTGTCTTCTACGCCACAAGCATTTTCATCTATGTGAGGCCCAAAGCACTTCCAGCTCACAACGCAAACACAGTCGTGGCTGCTTTCTATGTCGTAGTTGTTCCTCTCTTCAATCCCATCATTTACTGTCTGCGGAACCAGGAAATCAAGGATGCTCTCAGAAAGACTTTGTTCAGCAAAAGGTTTTCTTGGCAGAAACAACAGCATGTTTAG
- the LOC104144834 gene encoding olfactory receptor 6B1-like — translation MPLVMKQENSTDFQEFILLGFPTIMELQILLFVIFLVAYMLTILENIVIIILIKMNHHLHKPMYFFLSNLSFLEAWYISVTVPKLLLNFLVKGKNISFVGCMTQLYFFSSLICTECILLAVMAYDRYVAICNPLRYLVIMNHRLCMQLAICSWLTGFLASMLKIFFISQLSFCGSNVINHFFCDISPLLNMSCADMTLTEIVDFILALLILLIPLSVTIISYICIISTILHIPTTQGRKKAFSTCVSHLTVVTVFFSATLFMYARPKRIHPFDLNKLVSVVYSIATPMLNPFIYCLRNQEVKETLKKMFNVTQTVPKVPQSITVLH, via the coding sequence ATGCCGCTTGTCATGAAGCAGGAAAACAGCACAGATTTCCAGGAATTCATCCTCTTGGGATTCCCAACAATTATGGAGCTTCAGATCTTGCTCTTTGTGATATTCCTAGTGGCCTACATGCTGACAATCTTGGAAAATATAGTCATCATTATACTGATAAAGATGAACCATCACCTTCACAAGCCCATGTATTTCTTTCTCAGTAACCTCTCCTTCTTGGAGGCTTGGTACATCTCAGTTACTGTCCCCAAACTGCTACTGAATTTTCTGGTCAAAGGCAAGAACATATCTTTTGTAGGCTGCATGACCCAGCTTTACTTCTTCAGCTCCCTAATTTGCACCGAGTGTATCCTCCTTGCAGTGATGGCCTACGATCGTTATGTGGCCATCTGCAACCCCCTCCGCTATCTGGTCATCATGAATCACCGACTTTGCATGCAGCTAGCTATATGTTCCTGGCTCACTGGCTTCCTGGCTtccatgctgaaaatatttttcatctctcaGCTGTCTTTCTGTGGCTCTAATGTCATCAATCACTTCTTCTGTGACATCAGCCCCTTACTGAATATGTCATGTGCTGATATGACATTGACTGAAATAGTGGATTTCATTCTGGCCTTGCTTATCTTGCTGATTCCACTCTCTGTCACTATCATTTCCTATATATGTATCATCAGCACCATCCTGCACATCCCCACAACCCAGGGCAGGAagaaagccttctccacctgtgTTTCTCACCTCACTGTTGTGACTGTCTTCTTTTCAGCCACCTTGTTCATGTATGCTCGGCCCAAGAGAATCCACCCTTTTGACTTAAACAAGCTGGTGTCAGTTGTGTACAGTATTGCAACTCCCATGCTCAACCCCTTCATTTATTGTCTGAGGAACCAGGAGGTgaaagaaactttgaaaaaaatgttcaatGTTACACAGACTGTCCCCAAGGTCCCTCAATCCATCACTGTCCTCCATTAA